The nucleotide sequence CAGGGCATGAATGGGGCCAGCATAGCGGTCGTTCTTCTCTGTCGCTCATTCTTGATGGTACGGGTAGCCATGATACCAGGGATAGCACATCCAGTACTCACAATCATGGGGATGATGGATTTTCCAGAGAGCCCAATCTTCTTGAAATATCTGTCCATGACCAATGCAACACGCGCCATATAGCCACTGTCCTCTAAAAGCGCCAGCAAGAAGAACAACACCATGATCAACGGCAGGAACCCTACCACGGCTCCTACTCCTCCAATGATACCATCCAACAGCAAAGAAGAGAGAACCGGACTTACATTTTCCCCCATCGCTCTTTCCACTAAGCCATAGAAACCATCAATCAACCCGACGAGGACATCGGCAAGCCACGGGCCCACCCATGACTGGGAAAGAGAAAAGACCAGCCATATAATGACTGCAAAAATTGGAATCCCCAGCCATTTATGAGCGACCACTTTATCTAATCTATCTTGGAACGTATGATGTGAGGTATCAATTCTACGTCGTTCAACACGATCCACAACATCATTCACCATACGAAAGCGTTCCTTATCAATCTGCTTGATCTCCTCTTTCGTGGCATCGGATTTAACATCTTTACCATGAAGCGGTTGCTGTTTATCCTTTTTATCGTAGGCTTTTTGTACTGCTGCCACTAATAAATCAAGCCCATTATCTGTACTTTTAGTGGAAACAGTTCTGATAATTGGACACCTTAGTATCTCACTTAGGAGTTCAGTATCGATGATGATTCCCTTTTTCTGAATCAAGTCGCTTTTATTCAGCGCAACCACTACTGGAATACCCAGTTCCATCAGCTGTGAAGTGAAAAAGAGGCTACGGTTTAAATTAGTGGCATCCACAATATTGATGATTACATCAGGAGATTCCTTCTGAACGAAATCCCTGGTAATCGATTCTTCATTGGTATAAGGCGACATGGAATAGGCACCGGGCAAATCAACGATAGTCATCTTTTTTCTTCCCGGATTCAATGAAGTCTTCACAGCCCCTTCCTTCTTTTCCACCGTCACACCCGGCCAGTTTCCCACATGCTCAATTTTTCCTGTGATGGCATTAAAAAAAGTGGTTTTCCCACTATTCGGATTTCCTGCCAAAGCAATCTTCATCGTAGCTCCTCCTTCAGTTTTTTATGTTTGCCTATGCTAACTTTTATAGTAAAAAAACACCTCTTCCTGGCACCTGCGATACGCTCACACCACCCTACTCGCTAGTGTTGGCTTAGCCGATCGCTCAAGTTTTTCCAGGCATATGGCCCTTGCGAGATCTTCATCAATACTGTAGCGGGAATTCTTGATATCAACAACATACATAGAAGGTAATCGGGATATGAGCACAATCCTTTCACCAGGATAGCAACCCAAAGTGAAAAGGAATTCCTGCATATCAACTTCTGTGGTCATGATACTGGCAACCAAGTATTCAGTGTGGAGTTTACAATTTGCGATGGTCATACATAATCCCTTATATAGTTAGCTTACACTAACATAAAATTATTATAAGGACCCCCTAATAAAATGTCAAGTACTTATTTTGATAACCCAAATCATAGACATCGAGTCTTTTGTGAGAAGAGACAATTTCTACCTTGATGGAATTGCCCAACACACTTCGTTTACCAGGCGAACCAAATGAATACAAGCCAATCGTCAAATTATCACAATAGGCCTTTTTTCTCCTAAAGAATAAAGTATACTGGTTACCAAAATTGCGGGGATTACATGACTTAATGATTTGTCCAAGGGTAGAAGCAGATTTGTAAAAAACCGTTGAATAACTTCTGTAGAGACCGGATAGTGCTCAAGCCTTGCCAAGCATTCCTCCTACCACGATATCCGAGGAGTTTACATGCATTATTTTGAAGCCACCTTGCTTTCCATTATTCTCATGCTGGCTATTCTCGTAGATGTCCTAAGATTTCCCTTGATAAAGAAGGACAGAGGGAGCCGCTTTTTTGCAGAATTGACAATAGCCTACTCAATATATCTTGTTATTACTATATTCATCTGTCTCGGGAGAGAGGGTATCGTACTATATCCAATACCTATTAACAGAATCTTATGGACATTGCATTATCTTTCTTTTCCTTTGTTGTTGGGGATGTGGATGCATTTCAATGCTCTCAATGTCATCGACAATGAGAAACTTGTGAATCTTCTCTCGCTGATTCATGCTATTCCGCTTGCAGTACTGACTATGATTGCCCTTCTTGACATATCGAGACAGCAATTTTACCCGTTTAATGCTGCCTATGAACACATGTTGCCCACACCGGGAACCACTTACATGCTTATTCTTTCCTTTTTCTTTTGTTTGGCAATGCTCCTACCTACATTAGGGCATCGAAAAGAACTACCTGGATCATTTTTATTTATTTCTATGCTCTTGCCAGTGGCCTTTACAACGTCGTTCATCGCTTTCTATGTTACACACACCCATGTCATGTTTACGATGGTAAATTCCTTTATGATGGTTCTCTATTACCTAATTGGTCAAAGAGATTCAGTTCGGACCGACCCCTTAACCGGGTTGCCTTCGTATACGCTTCTCAAACGTAAGATGATCCGTATATTCCGGTTTCGTTCCCCATATGCTGTAATCCTTCTTGATATCGAAAATTTCAGATATTTCAACTCCCGCTATGGCCAATTCATTGGAGACCAGATACTTATTGAACTGGCAGACTATTTGCGAACTCTTGCAAATGCAAATGAGGTATTTAGAATTTCCAATGACCAGTTCTGTCTTTGCTTTCCTGCCACTAAAGAAGAAACTGCCCTATCGATTACCAATCAAATAGAAAACAGATTGAAGCACCCCTGGATACTTAACGAGAGATCGGTGCATATCCAAGTAAATATGGCGATAATCAGTATCCCTCAACAAGCGGAAACTTTGGAAGAGTTCAAACAAGCAGTCAACCAATTACTGCTCGAAATCAAAACAGTTCGCAGCAAGTCTCTCATTGTTTATACCCGTGAAAGCATGATCGATCATGAGCGTAAATTAAATATTATCTCCGCCTTACGTGAATCTATAAAATTTACAGATCAGGTCGTAGTGCACTATCAACCAATCTATGATGCAAAAACAGAACAACTCGTTTCGGCAGAAGCATTGATGAGAATAAAGGATCGTCATTTGGGATTCTTACAACCCGGTGAATTCATATCGCTTGCTGAACAGACTGGACTGATTGTTCAACTCACTCAGATTGTACTCGCTAAGGTTTGTAAATTCATAAAACAATTTCCTCAAGATTATTCGCCCTTGAGCCATATAGCCATGAATCTTTCCGGAGAAGATTTTGAATCGAAAACCCTAGGGAAAATACTTTTGAATATTATTGAAAAAGAAGGGGTCAATCCAAAGCAAATAGGGTTTGAGATTACCGAATCAGTGGTCCTTCAATCATATGAGACTGTTTCAGATGTTATGATTGAATTATCATTGAAGAAGATTACTTTTGCTCTGGATGATTTTGGAACAGGGTATTCAAATCTCCGTGCGTTGATTGATCTTCCTTATGATTATGTAAAATTTGATAAAAGCGTCATTCATGCCGCCGAGAATAATCCTTCCATGTTATCCTTATTGACTGAGATGCTCCATAAGATGGGTAAGTGTGTGATTGCAGAAGGTGTTGAAACAAAGGAACAATTAGCCTTGATCAGGAGTGTCGGTATTGAGAGGGTACAAGGATATTATTTCTCAAAACCATTAGAAGAAGAAATTTTTCATAATCTGGTTGTAAAAGCACGAAAGGATTAACAACCCCTAGTAATTGGGTTTTGAGAGAAAGAATGCCATCGGCATCGCATCTGGATAATTTCCCCCAACAACCACGGGATTGTATCCCATTCCTTTTCTTTTCAGTATATCTCCAATCAAATCCGTCTCTCTGAACAGTTCATCAGAGATGGGGATTGAAGTGGAAATCCAGAGATTGATCGGCAGTAGTTCTCCGCCAATAAAACAGGAGTCAAATACATAGTAGCAATCCCGTATATGTGCAATACGATACAACGATTCGTCACCAGATACGCCTTCCTTCAGGTTTACCGAATCCGATCCCACAAGATTCTCGTTCTTGACATGATAGAGACCAGCAATCATTCTCGTACCATTAAGATCAACTTCAGAAGCAGATGCTTCACGATGAAGACAGGAACCATTGTCATCAGCAGGATATGCCAAGAACAAGGAATCCTTGGCGGAAATAAATCGTACACCCATTAGACTGCTACCCCTATATCATCAAATGCCAATACAAGAAACCACTTCCCAATATCGCATAGGATTGTTTTCCTGGCAACTTACCTCCCTAAAAATGAAAAAACATCAGGACTCTCGCAGAGACCGGCCTATCAGCAAGGAGGATTTCTAAACCAAGACTTATCTCCGAACTGTCTTGCTTCAGGTCACATTTATCGCGGGAGGAATAGGATGAACATACGCTTCTAAGCATTGTCTCAGCTCCTTGGCAGCAAGAAAAACATTTGGTTGGCTGACGAGGGCTGAAACCACGGCAAACCCTTGCACACCATACGGAGCACACAACGGGATGGTCTCCTTGTTCATGCCACCGATGGTCACGATTGGTAAATGCACCGCCTTGCGTATTGCTGCCAATGTTTGGAGAGAAACATACGATGCATCCTGTTTGGTTTGGGTTGCAAACATGGCTCCAACCCCTAGATAGTCCGCTCCATCAGCTTGGGCTTTTATAGCCTGGGCCACAGTTGCAACAGAGACACCCAGCAAGCGTTTTGGGCCCAGTTTTGCACGTGCCTCAGAGACCGACAGGTCCTGCTGACCAATATGTAATCCAAAAGCATCCACCCCTAGAGCAACATCCAGCCGGTCATTGATTACCAGAGGGACTTCGTATGCATCGCAGAGCCGCTTGATCCGTTTACCCAACGCGATGAAAGTTTCAGTATCCAGATATTTTTCACGCAATTGCACCAAAGTGATACCACCTGCAAGAGCTTGTTCAACACACGCTTCCAAGGTCTTCGTTCTCAAGAGTGTTCGATCTGTAACCATATACAAGGCATAATCCACCTCACACATGTTTTTGCCTCCTCTTAATGAGGACACTGATTCCTCCGACCACAAGGAATATAAGCAGGGAATTACTTACATCAATGAGAAAAGACTGCATCAGAAAGTACAGCACCACACCAAGGACCCATAGTGTCATGTTTGTTAGATCCCAACGGTTTGTTTGCGCGGAAGGTCTGTGAAGGATGAAGTAATCGACAAACAACAGTGCATACAGGGGAGAGAATATGGCCCCAATGAGATACAGAAACGGTTCAATGGTATCCATTGGAAGCAGGAGGGCGATGAGCAGGCTGATGAACGTAAAGAGTATTGAAAGCACCTTTCCGTGATTCAACGGCCAGATATTCATGAAACTATCGCCCGCCGAATATACATCCAGGTAGGTGGTGGTTACGGTCGAAAAGAATACAATGAAAAGCGAAGCCAGCCCAAACCCTGAAATTGTCAGCATCAATGCAATATCAGAACTCCCGGTAGCCAGGGATAGCCCTAGCCCCAATGCAAACATACAGCTCCCAACAACCGAATAGCCAACGGCGCTCCACAACGGACCGCCTCCCCTCTTTCTGGCGTGTTGGGTGTAATCCCCTATCAAGGGTAGCCAAGAGAGACACATGGCGATATTCAATTCCACTCCCTGCCAGAAGGAAATCATCGGCCATGTTCCTTCTACGGCATTGAAGGTAAGATCGCGTATAAGCCGATATCCCATCACCAGGCTCAACAGCAGCAACAGGACAACCACCAGACCATTGAGTTGTGCATGTTGGCGCGATATGGACAGCAACCAAGCAGAAATACACAGGGCAATCCCGATCATCCAGAGGTCGGGATTGCTGTATCCATACAGCGTTGTGGTGATCTGGTCAAGAATTCGGGAACCTTGCAGCATCATGATGGATGTCCATCCAACCAACTGAAGAATATTGAAACCTGAGAAAGCATATGATCCATAAATACCAAATGAGTAACGGGTTGACTCCATCGCCGAAGTTCGTAAGGATCTGCTCATAACAGCTGCAAGATACAACAGGGCACCTCCGATGATGTGCCCAAGGAGAATTGCCACCAATCCGAACGACATGCCTAGGGAAGCCAGTACACTTCCAGAGAGTATCTCTGCAACGGAAATTGCTGCCCCTGCCCAAATCAGGAATAATGAATGGTTTGAAAACCCTTTAGAAGGAGAATTATTTGACATACAGCTTCCCCCTTTGCATCAAGAGAGCACCATCGAGGGAGCTGAGATGGTCAAACAAGGCAGTATGAAAACTTCCCAAACCGGAGTGATCGCTCGCTTGTTCTCCGGCAATACCCATACAAAGCAGGGCCGTCACGGTAGCTGAGAAATAGTCATCGGTTACCGCACAGCAGGCCCCGACCATCGCAGTACTCATGCATCCTGTACCTGTAATCTGCGTCAGAGCAGGATGACCATTTTCTATGATTGCTATTGATGTACCATCCGAAACAATATCGGCCTTGCCGGTAATGGCAACAATACATCCAAGTTTCTGGGCAAGATTACAAGCAATTTCCTTGGTTTCTTCAATCTGTTCGGTACCATCACAGCCAGCAGCATCGACACCTGAGGTATGACTGCTCATCTGGGCAACACTTCGAATCTCTGAAAGATTCCCGCGAATCACGTTAGGAACAAGGTCAGAAATCAAGTTTTGCACGGTATCTGTCCTATAGGAGGAAGCTCCCGATCCCACTGGATCGAGAATGATGGGGATGCCACAGTCTCGCGCAATGTGGGCAGCTGTGAACATCGAAGAACGTGTTCGGTCGTTGAGGGTCCCGATATTGAGGACCAAAGCATTGCTCAAGCGAACAATATCTTCCATCTCTTCCACAGCATCCGCCATAATGGGAGAGCCTCCCAAGGCGAGGACTACATTGGCACAATCCTGTACCGTGACGTAATTGGTAATCTGATGAATGATTGATTTCTTCCTACGTATAGCCTGCAGTATCTCAGTACTGTTTGAGTACATTTGTTTCGTATCCATGATTGCTCCTCCTTATCGGGCTAATCCATTGTTGTAGAGATCATAAAAATGATGTGTGGGACCGCATCCTTTCCCCAAAGACAGTGCATGCTCAATGGCCATGGTCACATACGCCTTTGCTTCTTCCACTGCTTGATCGATAGGCTTACCCAATGCAAGGTTTGCAGCAATTGCAGATGAGAAAGTACACCCTGTACCGTGCGTATTCTTGGTATCTATTCGTTTTGCGTTGAACCACAGCATTCTGTTTCCGTCATATAGCAGATCAGCTGCATCATCACAGCGGTGACCACCCTTGACCAGTACATAGGGTGTGCCATACCCGTGAATTTTTCGTGCTGCCTCTTGCATGTCTTCAATTGAAGTAATGTGCATATTGGTAAGGACTTCTGCCTCGGGAATGTTGGGGGTTACCACATTCGCATACGGCAATACCAGATCAGCCAAGGTCTGTGCCAATTTGGTATCCATGAGGGGAAACCCGTTTTTTGCTATCATTACAGGATCCAGTACAATGTTTTTGGGTTTTCTTTCCTTCAACTCTTTGGCGACTGTCTCCATGACCAACTCGGAAGGTAGCATTCCGATCTTGACCGCATCGACACGGATGTCCTCAAAAACTGCCTGTAGCTGCCCAGCTATCAATGTTGAAGAAACGTTTTGTGCTCCTATCACCCGTTGGGTGTTCTCTGCGACGACAGAGACAATGACGCTCATTCCGTATACACCATGAGCTGCAAATGTCTTCAGGTCTGCTTGAATGCCGGCACCGCCGCTGCAATCCGAGCCCGCGATGGTCAATACATGTTTCATCTCAAATCCTCCTCATATGGTTCACTTGCTGGAAAGGACAAGTACGATCAATGATTTGGATTGATGTATTGCTTCCCTACGCCAGTGTTAACTGCCAGGTTCCAAGGGTCAGGTTCTACCTTCTCAACTCCGAAGAGTCCCCCCGCATCGCTTGTATATATAAAAAAATCTCCCCGTGGGGAGATGATTATCCTAAGTGGATCTATCAGCTTCCCTACGCCAGTGTTAACTGCCAGGTTCCAAGGGTCAGGTTCTACCTTCTCAACTCCGAAGAGTCCCCCCGCTTTCGTACTGTTTTAGCCAACATAGGAAAAATCGTGGATTATGTCAACCGTATAAATACGCACAAAGTTTTCCGATTTTTACCCAATTAAGTCAGAACGGACATGCAACGCTGTCTAGCAGATACGACTTCGATGTCGATATTGCTGTCTGGGAAATGCAGAGTATCAAGAATGATATCTGTCCATTCATTGATCAATAACTCAATTGACTAGTAACAACTGAGCGTTCCAATCAAGATTCTGAATACCCAACAAAAACCTCACAATACTCTGCAAGGACTTCGTCAGGAATTGATTATACTACTTGTATAGAGATAGCTTAATGTTCTCAGGCGATGGTATGGTGATAATGAACTCATTAGAAAATATCAGAATAACCTTGCACAACAACCCTATACCCTGAGGTTGTAATACTACTGCTTATGTTGACGGCCTATACTCATCAAATCGTCCAGTCGATAACCCGTAAGCCCTCAACCCGTTTGAATTCTCTGGTATTATTGGTAACCAGAATTAATCCTTGGCTCCTTGCATGACCTGCAATATGGAGATCATTTATGCCGATTACGGTTCCCTTTCGTTCCAAATCCGCTCGAATTTCACCATAGTGGGCTGCAGCAGTTTCATTATAGCTGAGAACTTCCAGACGTGAAACAAAGTCTTCCACAACCCTACGATTCCTCTCAGGGAAGGAGCTTTTCTCCACACCATGTATGAGTTCTCCTAATGTTATGGAGCTAATGCACATGCGCCCTGCATGGGTGTTGAATGTATCAAGAAGAGCCTCTGGCCGACGTTTGATTACATAGATGACGATATTGGTATCTAATAGATGTGTAAGCATTTACAATGATTCCCGTTCTCTTTGGTATTGGGATGCCCTTTCTGCCATAAAATCATCAGTGACACCCTCATCGGTAGGATGAAAAAAAGTATCCCAAGAATTATGTATCGGTTCGAGTATCCTGGTAGTGCCAACAATCCGCACAGAGACTTTTTTCACCTGGTCTGGAAACCTTGTATCTGCAGGCAACCGTACTGCTTGAGTCCTATTGTTTTCAAATACAGATCCAATCTTCATG is from uncultured Sphaerochaeta sp. and encodes:
- the thiE gene encoding thiamine phosphate synthase; protein product: MCEVDYALYMVTDRTLLRTKTLEACVEQALAGGITLVQLREKYLDTETFIALGKRIKRLCDAYEVPLVINDRLDVALGVDAFGLHIGQQDLSVSEARAKLGPKRLLGVSVATVAQAIKAQADGADYLGVGAMFATQTKQDASYVSLQTLAAIRKAVHLPIVTIGGMNKETIPLCAPYGVQGFAVVSALVSQPNVFLAAKELRQCLEAYVHPIPPAINVT
- the thiD gene encoding bifunctional hydroxymethylpyrimidine kinase/phosphomethylpyrimidine kinase; protein product: MKHVLTIAGSDCSGGAGIQADLKTFAAHGVYGMSVIVSVVAENTQRVIGAQNVSSTLIAGQLQAVFEDIRVDAVKIGMLPSELVMETVAKELKERKPKNIVLDPVMIAKNGFPLMDTKLAQTLADLVLPYANVVTPNIPEAEVLTNMHITSIEDMQEAARKIHGYGTPYVLVKGGHRCDDAADLLYDGNRMLWFNAKRIDTKNTHGTGCTFSSAIAANLALGKPIDQAVEEAKAYVTMAIEHALSLGKGCGPTHHFYDLYNNGLAR
- the cytX gene encoding putative hydroxymethylpyrimidine transporter CytX; the encoded protein is MSNNSPSKGFSNHSLFLIWAGAAISVAEILSGSVLASLGMSFGLVAILLGHIIGGALLYLAAVMSRSLRTSAMESTRYSFGIYGSYAFSGFNILQLVGWTSIMMLQGSRILDQITTTLYGYSNPDLWMIGIALCISAWLLSISRQHAQLNGLVVVLLLLLSLVMGYRLIRDLTFNAVEGTWPMISFWQGVELNIAMCLSWLPLIGDYTQHARKRGGGPLWSAVGYSVVGSCMFALGLGLSLATGSSDIALMLTISGFGLASLFIVFFSTVTTTYLDVYSAGDSFMNIWPLNHGKVLSILFTFISLLIALLLPMDTIEPFLYLIGAIFSPLYALLFVDYFILHRPSAQTNRWDLTNMTLWVLGVVLYFLMQSFLIDVSNSLLIFLVVGGISVLIKRRQKHV
- a CDS encoding FeoA family protein, giving the protein MTIANCKLHTEYLVASIMTTEVDMQEFLFTLGCYPGERIVLISRLPSMYVVDIKNSRYSIDEDLARAICLEKLERSAKPTLASRVV
- the feoB gene encoding ferrous iron transport protein B encodes the protein MKIALAGNPNSGKTTFFNAITGKIEHVGNWPGVTVEKKEGAVKTSLNPGRKKMTIVDLPGAYSMSPYTNEESITRDFVQKESPDVIINIVDATNLNRSLFFTSQLMELGIPVVVALNKSDLIQKKGIIIDTELLSEILRCPIIRTVSTKSTDNGLDLLVAAVQKAYDKKDKQQPLHGKDVKSDATKEEIKQIDKERFRMVNDVVDRVERRRIDTSHHTFQDRLDKVVAHKWLGIPIFAVIIWLVFSLSQSWVGPWLADVLVGLIDGFYGLVERAMGENVSPVLSSLLLDGIIGGVGAVVGFLPLIMVLFFLLALLEDSGYMARVALVMDRYFKKIGLSGKSIIPMIVSTGCAIPGIMATRTIKNERQRRTTAMLAPFMPCGAKLPIIALFAGVFFGDNAWVGTSMYFLAILVIVLSGLIIRRITGDTSRSYFIMELPEYRFPSVKRAAISMLSRAKAFIIKAGTIILICNAIVQILQTFNWQFQVVGQTAPDTSILASLATPLAWIFIPLGFGIWQFAAAAITGFIAKENVVGTLAVTFAVTNFIDIEELTLVTGSADVMTVFGISAVAGLSYLVFNLFTPPCFAAIGSMNAEMESPKWLWGAIAFQLGMGYVLSFLVYQLGTLFTAGTVGTGFFGGLIASFVMVGYVIFLMKKGSARSIRSVAEEVA
- the thiM gene encoding hydroxyethylthiazole kinase; the encoded protein is MDTKQMYSNSTEILQAIRRKKSIIHQITNYVTVQDCANVVLALGGSPIMADAVEEMEDIVRLSNALVLNIGTLNDRTRSSMFTAAHIARDCGIPIILDPVGSGASSYRTDTVQNLISDLVPNVIRGNLSEIRSVAQMSSHTSGVDAAGCDGTEQIEETKEIACNLAQKLGCIVAITGKADIVSDGTSIAIIENGHPALTQITGTGCMSTAMVGACCAVTDDYFSATVTALLCMGIAGEQASDHSGLGSFHTALFDHLSSLDGALLMQRGKLYVK
- the vapC gene encoding tRNA(fMet)-specific endonuclease VapC, producing the protein MLTHLLDTNIVIYVIKRRPEALLDTFNTHAGRMCISSITLGELIHGVEKSSFPERNRRVVEDFVSRLEVLSYNETAAAHYGEIRADLERKGTVIGINDLHIAGHARSQGLILVTNNTREFKRVEGLRVIDWTI
- a CDS encoding bifunctional diguanylate cyclase/phosphodiesterase is translated as MHYFEATLLSIILMLAILVDVLRFPLIKKDRGSRFFAELTIAYSIYLVITIFICLGREGIVLYPIPINRILWTLHYLSFPLLLGMWMHFNALNVIDNEKLVNLLSLIHAIPLAVLTMIALLDISRQQFYPFNAAYEHMLPTPGTTYMLILSFFFCLAMLLPTLGHRKELPGSFLFISMLLPVAFTTSFIAFYVTHTHVMFTMVNSFMMVLYYLIGQRDSVRTDPLTGLPSYTLLKRKMIRIFRFRSPYAVILLDIENFRYFNSRYGQFIGDQILIELADYLRTLANANEVFRISNDQFCLCFPATKEETALSITNQIENRLKHPWILNERSVHIQVNMAIISIPQQAETLEEFKQAVNQLLLEIKTVRSKSLIVYTRESMIDHERKLNIISALRESIKFTDQVVVHYQPIYDAKTEQLVSAEALMRIKDRHLGFLQPGEFISLAEQTGLIVQLTQIVLAKVCKFIKQFPQDYSPLSHIAMNLSGEDFESKTLGKILLNIIEKEGVNPKQIGFEITESVVLQSYETVSDVMIELSLKKITFALDDFGTGYSNLRALIDLPYDYVKFDKSVIHAAENNPSMLSLLTEMLHKMGKCVIAEGVETKEQLALIRSVGIERVQGYYFSKPLEEEIFHNLVVKARKD
- the vapB gene encoding type II toxin-antitoxin system VapB family antitoxin, with amino-acid sequence MKIGSVFENNRTQAVRLPADTRFPDQVKKVSVRIVGTTRILEPIHNSWDTFFHPTDEGVTDDFMAERASQYQRERESL